The following proteins are co-located in the Desulfobacterales bacterium genome:
- a CDS encoding NAD-dependent epimerase/dehydratase family protein, which produces MKKILVTGATGQFGTALTQALRERYGTGKVIAAGHKRNPAPCLLKSGPYLTLDVRERNRLMKIVREFGIDTIYHLAALLSVRAEEDPERAWDVNVNGLRNVLEVARHRSCAVFQPGSIGASGPAAPRDKIPQLTNRRPATMYGVTKVTGELLCNYYSHRYRVNARVVRFPGLISHETMPGGGITDYAVEMFLAALAEKEYTCFLAPDTLLDMMYMPDAVRAAIAVMEARPEALGDRNAFNVSAMAFTPEELAAAIREHVPGFKVSYEVDPVRQAIADSWPNRVDDGAAPGQWDWQPEYDLETTTREMLEKLIV; this is translated from the coding sequence ATGAAGAAAATACTTGTCACCGGTGCCACCGGTCAGTTCGGCACCGCGTTGACCCAGGCATTGCGGGAGAGATACGGCACCGGTAAGGTGATAGCCGCCGGCCATAAAAGAAATCCGGCCCCCTGTCTTCTTAAGTCCGGTCCTTATCTCACCCTGGATGTCAGGGAGCGCAACCGGTTGATGAAAATTGTCAGGGAGTTCGGGATTGACACCATCTATCACCTCGCCGCCCTGCTTTCCGTCCGGGCCGAGGAGGATCCCGAACGGGCCTGGGATGTTAATGTCAACGGTCTCCGGAATGTACTGGAGGTTGCCCGGCACCGGTCATGCGCGGTGTTTCAACCAGGTTCAATCGGCGCATCCGGTCCGGCCGCCCCCCGGGACAAGATCCCCCAACTTACGAACCGGCGGCCGGCCACCATGTACGGGGTGACCAAGGTGACCGGGGAACTTCTCTGCAACTATTATTCCCACCGTTACCGGGTTAACGCCCGCGTGGTCAGGTTCCCCGGGCTCATCTCCCATGAGACCATGCCCGGCGGCGGGATTACCGATTATGCGGTGGAGATGTTTCTTGCGGCCCTTGCGGAGAAGGAATATACCTGTTTTCTGGCCCCTGACACCTTGCTTGATATGATGTACATGCCGGATGCGGTCCGGGCCGCCATTGCGGTCATGGAGGCCCGGCCGGAGGCGCTCGGCGACCGCAATGCCTTTAATGTCAGCGCCATGGCTTTTACCCCGGAAGAACTGGCAGCGGCAATCAGGGAACATGTCCCCGGGTTCAAGGTCAGCTACGAGGTGGATCCGGTGCGGCAGGCCATTGCCGATTCCTGGCCCAACCGGGTGGATGACGGCGCGGCCCCTGGCCAATGGGACTGGCAGCCGGAGTATGACCTGGAAACCACGACCCGGGAGATGCTGGAGAAACTGATCGTTTGA
- a CDS encoding aminoglycoside phosphotransferase family protein codes for MNDCLTIAEQFSPGKTVRQVREFGSGNINATFLVTLDSVAEKHFILQQLNPRVFPRPEGVMHNLRTCIAHVRDRLAQTPLPPGRRWEMVRVLRTRNGADLFRDKAGSCWRALTFINHARSFDTIRDESHAREIGYGLGLFHALLNDLPPGRLTDTLAGFHITPGYLDHYDRVLAAQNPAGSPEVNYCLDSIHRSRVRADVLEKAKARGLLKPRPIHGDPKINNFMIDNTTGRVVSLIDLDTVQPGLVQYDIGDCLRSGCNPLGERPGQWQQVRFEPDLCRAILQGYFTMAGRLLTDNDFSYLYDAVRLLTFELGLRFFTDYLEGNVYFKADRPEHNLARALVQFRLLASIESQAGAIRAIIRELR; via the coding sequence ATGAACGACTGCCTTACCATTGCCGAACAGTTCAGCCCGGGAAAAACGGTCCGCCAGGTCCGCGAATTCGGCAGCGGCAATATCAACGCCACCTTCCTGGTGACCCTGGATTCCGTGGCGGAGAAACACTTTATCCTGCAGCAGCTCAACCCCCGGGTATTTCCCCGGCCGGAGGGGGTGATGCACAACCTGCGTACCTGTATCGCCCATGTCCGGGACCGATTGGCACAAACTCCCCTGCCGCCCGGCCGGCGCTGGGAGATGGTGCGGGTGCTTAGGACCCGGAACGGAGCCGATCTGTTCCGTGACAAGGCCGGATCGTGCTGGCGGGCGCTCACCTTTATCAACCATGCCCGCTCCTTTGACACCATCCGGGACGAGTCCCATGCCCGGGAGATCGGATATGGCCTGGGCCTGTTCCACGCCCTGTTGAACGACCTTCCCCCTGGCCGGCTGACCGATACCCTGGCGGGGTTTCACATAACCCCCGGCTACCTGGACCACTATGACCGGGTCCTGGCGGCACAAAACCCGGCCGGCTCGCCGGAGGTGAATTACTGCCTTGATAGTATACACCGCTCCAGGGTCCGGGCCGATGTCCTGGAAAAGGCCAAGGCCCGGGGACTCCTGAAACCGCGGCCGATCCACGGCGATCCCAAGATAAACAACTTCATGATCGACAACACCACCGGCCGGGTGGTGAGCCTGATTGATCTGGACACGGTCCAGCCGGGCCTGGTCCAGTATGATATCGGCGACTGCCTGCGCTCGGGCTGCAATCCCCTGGGCGAGCGGCCCGGGCAATGGCAACAGGTCCGCTTTGAGCCCGACCTGTGCCGGGCCATCCTGCAAGGCTATTTTACAATGGCCGGCCGGTTGCTCACGGACAACGATTTTTCGTATCTCTATGACGCCGTCCGGTTGCTCACATTCGAACTGGGTCTGAGATTCTTTACCGACTATCTGGAAGGCAATGTCTACTTCAAGGCCGACCGGCCGGAGCATAACCTGGCCCGGGCCCTGGTCCAGTTCCGGCTCCTCGCCAGTATCGAGTCCCAGGCCGGGGCCATCCGCGCCATTATCCGGGAACTGCGATGA